From a single Streptomyces rubradiris genomic region:
- a CDS encoding adenylate/guanylate cyclase domain-containing protein has translation MTVDDTGSGAGGDGRVDPHAPDNGEDPLALRLEQLILGAERRYTPFQAARSAGVSMELASRFWRAMGFADIGQAKALTEADVLALRRLAGLVEAGLLSEAMAVQVARSTGQTTARLAEWQIDSFLEGLTEPPEPGMTRTEVTYPLVELLLPELEEFLVYVWRRQLAAATGRVVQAADDEEMVDRRLAVGFADLVGFTRLTRRMEEEELGELVEAFETTAADLVAARGGRLIKTLGDEVLYAADDAGVAADIALRLVETLANDETMPELRVGMAFGTVTTRMGDVFGTTVNLASRLTSIAPRDAVLVDSAFAEELIRTGEAPVSEAEAAAAEKEGEETPSYRFALQPMWQRPVRGLGVVEPWLLTRREGQSS, from the coding sequence GTGACCGTCGACGACACGGGCTCCGGCGCTGGCGGGGACGGCCGGGTGGATCCCCACGCCCCCGACAACGGCGAGGACCCGCTGGCCCTGCGGCTCGAACAGCTCATCCTGGGTGCCGAGCGCCGTTACACGCCGTTCCAGGCGGCCCGTAGCGCCGGTGTCTCCATGGAGCTGGCGTCCCGGTTCTGGCGGGCCATGGGGTTCGCGGACATAGGGCAGGCCAAGGCCCTCACCGAGGCCGACGTGCTGGCCCTGCGGCGGCTCGCCGGTCTGGTGGAGGCGGGGCTGCTCAGCGAGGCCATGGCGGTGCAGGTGGCCCGGTCCACCGGGCAGACCACGGCCCGGCTGGCCGAGTGGCAGATCGACTCGTTCCTGGAGGGGCTGACCGAGCCCCCGGAGCCGGGCATGACCCGTACCGAGGTGACGTACCCGCTGGTCGAGCTGCTGTTGCCGGAGCTGGAGGAGTTCCTGGTCTACGTCTGGCGCCGCCAGCTCGCCGCCGCCACCGGCCGGGTCGTGCAGGCCGCCGACGACGAGGAGATGGTCGACCGCCGGCTCGCCGTCGGCTTCGCCGACCTCGTCGGTTTCACCCGGCTCACCCGCCGGATGGAGGAGGAGGAGCTGGGCGAGCTGGTCGAGGCCTTCGAGACCACCGCCGCCGACCTGGTCGCCGCCCGTGGCGGCCGGCTGATCAAGACCCTCGGTGACGAGGTGCTGTACGCGGCGGACGACGCCGGTGTGGCCGCCGACATCGCGCTGCGCCTGGTGGAGACGCTGGCGAACGACGAGACGATGCCCGAACTGCGGGTCGGCATGGCCTTCGGCACGGTGACCACCCGGATGGGTGATGTGTTCGGTACGACGGTCAACCTCGCCTCCCGGCTGACCTCGATAGCGCCCCGGGACGCCGTCCTGGTGGACAGCGCCTTCGCCGAGGAGCTGATCCGCACCGGTGAGGCGCCCGTCTCCGAGGCGGAGGCCGCGGCGGCCGAGAAGGAGGGCGAGGAGACGCCCTCGTACCGTTTCGCCCTTCAGCCGATGTGGCAGCGGCCGGTGCGCGGGCTCGGTGTCGTCGAGCCGTGGCTGCTCACCCGTCGTGAGGGTCAGTCCTCCTGA
- a CDS encoding biotin--[acetyl-CoA-carboxylase] ligase codes for MTPQNPSDDSRWSDLERPPLNAAALRRGLVRDGGLYRDIEVVPRTGSTNSDLVARAAAGEVEEGVVLVAEEQTDARGRLDRRWSAPPRSGLFFSVLLRPREVPVARWGWLPLLTGVAVATGLARAAGVDTALKWPNDLLVTVGGEERKAGGILVERAGDDGVVIGVGVNVSLRSDELPVPRAGSLALAGAAGTDRDPLLRAVLRALEDWYGRWRAAGGDPSVCGLQETYTAGCATLGRTVRAELPGDRSVVGEAVALDGDGRLVIATGEGVREPVGAGDIVHLRPA; via the coding sequence ATGACGCCGCAGAATCCATCAGACGACAGCCGCTGGTCCGACCTCGAACGCCCACCCCTGAACGCCGCCGCGCTGCGGCGCGGGCTGGTCCGGGACGGGGGCCTGTACCGGGACATCGAGGTGGTGCCGCGCACCGGTTCCACCAACTCCGACCTCGTGGCGCGGGCCGCCGCCGGGGAGGTCGAGGAGGGGGTGGTACTGGTCGCGGAGGAGCAGACGGACGCGCGGGGGCGGCTGGACCGGCGGTGGAGCGCGCCGCCGCGGTCCGGGCTGTTCTTCTCCGTGCTGCTCAGGCCCCGTGAGGTGCCGGTGGCACGGTGGGGGTGGCTGCCGCTGCTGACCGGGGTCGCGGTGGCGACCGGGCTGGCGCGGGCGGCGGGCGTCGACACGGCGCTCAAGTGGCCGAACGACCTGCTGGTGACCGTCGGCGGCGAGGAGCGCAAGGCCGGGGGGATCCTCGTGGAGCGGGCCGGGGACGACGGGGTCGTCATCGGCGTCGGCGTCAACGTCAGCCTGCGGTCGGACGAGCTGCCGGTTCCGCGGGCGGGGTCGCTGGCGCTGGCCGGGGCGGCGGGGACGGACCGGGATCCGCTGCTGCGGGCGGTGCTGCGGGCGCTGGAGGACTGGTACGGGCGGTGGCGGGCGGCGGGGGGTGATCCCTCGGTGTGCGGGTTGCAGGAGACGTACACGGCCGGGTGCGCCACGCTCGGGCGGACGGTCCGGGCGGAGTTGCCCGGGGACCGTTCGGTGGTGGGGGAGGCCGTGGCGCTGGACGGGGACGGGCGGTTGGTCATCGCCACGGGGGAAGGGGTACGGGAGCCGGTGGGGGCGGGGGACATCGTTCATCTGCGTCCCGCGTGA
- a CDS encoding acyl-CoA carboxylase subunit beta, with the protein MSEPEERHEIQGIDIHTTAGKLADLQRRIHEATHAGSERAVEKQHAKGKLTARERIELLLDEGSFVELDEFARHRSTNFGLDANRPYGDGVVTGYGTVDGRPVAVFSQDFTVFGGALGEVYGQKIVKVMDFALKTGCPVIGINDSGGARIQEGVASLGAYGEIFRRNTHASGVIPQISLVVGPCAGGAVYSPAITDFTVMVDQTSHMFITGPDVIKTVTGEDVGFEELGGARTHNTASGVAHHMAGDEKDAVEYVKQLLSYLPSNNLSEPPVFPEEADLSVTDEDRELDTLVPDSANQPYDMHTVIEHVLDDAEFFETQALFAPNILTGFGRVEGHPVGVVANQPMQFAGCLDIAASEKAARFVRTCDAFNIPVLTFVDVPGFLPGVGQEHEGIIRRGAKLIYAYAEATVPLITVITRKAFGGAYDVMGSKHLGADLNLAWPTAQIAVMGAQGAVNILHRRTIAEADDAEATRARLIQEYEDTLLNPYVAAERGYVDAVIMPSDTRAHIVRGLRQLRTKRESLPPKKHGNIPL; encoded by the coding sequence ATGTCCGAGCCGGAAGAGCGTCACGAGATCCAAGGGATCGACATTCACACGACCGCGGGGAAGCTCGCGGATCTCCAGCGGCGCATCCACGAGGCGACGCACGCCGGTTCGGAACGCGCCGTCGAAAAGCAGCACGCCAAGGGCAAGCTGACGGCCCGTGAGCGGATCGAACTGCTGCTGGACGAGGGATCGTTCGTCGAGCTGGACGAGTTCGCCCGGCACCGCTCGACGAACTTCGGCCTGGACGCCAACCGCCCCTACGGCGACGGCGTGGTCACCGGCTACGGCACCGTCGACGGCCGCCCGGTCGCCGTCTTCTCCCAGGACTTCACCGTCTTCGGCGGCGCCCTCGGCGAGGTCTACGGCCAGAAGATCGTCAAGGTGATGGACTTCGCCCTGAAGACCGGCTGCCCCGTCATCGGCATCAACGACTCCGGCGGCGCCCGCATCCAGGAAGGCGTCGCCTCCCTCGGCGCCTACGGCGAGATCTTCCGCCGCAACACCCACGCCTCCGGCGTCATCCCGCAGATCAGTCTGGTCGTCGGCCCCTGCGCGGGCGGCGCGGTCTACTCCCCGGCCATCACCGACTTCACCGTCATGGTCGACCAGACCTCGCACATGTTCATCACCGGCCCGGACGTCATCAAGACCGTCACCGGCGAGGACGTCGGCTTCGAGGAGCTGGGCGGCGCCCGCACCCACAACACCGCCTCCGGCGTGGCCCACCACATGGCCGGCGACGAGAAGGACGCCGTCGAGTACGTCAAGCAGCTGCTGTCGTACCTGCCGTCCAACAACCTCTCCGAGCCCCCGGTCTTCCCCGAGGAGGCGGACCTCTCCGTCACCGACGAGGACCGCGAGCTGGACACGCTCGTCCCCGACAGCGCCAACCAGCCGTACGACATGCACACGGTGATCGAGCACGTCCTGGACGACGCCGAGTTCTTCGAGACGCAGGCCCTGTTCGCGCCGAACATCCTCACCGGCTTCGGCCGGGTCGAGGGCCACCCGGTCGGCGTCGTCGCCAACCAGCCGATGCAGTTCGCCGGTTGCCTGGACATCGCCGCCTCCGAGAAGGCCGCCCGCTTCGTGCGCACCTGCGACGCCTTCAACATCCCGGTGCTGACCTTCGTGGACGTCCCCGGCTTCCTGCCCGGCGTCGGCCAGGAGCACGAGGGCATCATCCGGCGCGGCGCCAAGCTGATCTACGCCTACGCCGAGGCCACCGTCCCGCTGATCACCGTCATCACCCGCAAGGCCTTCGGCGGCGCCTACGACGTCATGGGCTCCAAGCACCTGGGCGCCGACCTCAACCTGGCGTGGCCCACCGCCCAGATCGCCGTCATGGGCGCCCAGGGCGCGGTCAACATCCTGCACCGCCGCACCATCGCCGAAGCGGACGACGCCGAGGCCACCCGGGCCCGCCTGATCCAGGAGTACGAGGACACCCTCCTCAACCCCTACGTCGCGGCCGAGCGCGGTTACGTCGACGCGGTGATCATGCCGTCCGACACCCGCGCGCACATCGTCCGCGGCCTGCGTCAGCTGCGCACCAAGCGGGAATCCCTGCCTCCGAAGAAGCACGGCAACATCCCCCTGTAG
- a CDS encoding acyl-CoA carboxylase epsilon subunit — protein sequence MNIKVVRGNPTPEELAAALAVVRARAAAAAAAPSGARGPRDAWSDPARVAARHVPAPGPASWTRTYWPGRG from the coding sequence ATGAACATCAAGGTCGTACGAGGCAACCCGACCCCGGAGGAGCTGGCCGCCGCCCTGGCGGTGGTCCGCGCCCGCGCCGCGGCGGCGGCCGCCGCGCCGTCCGGCGCGCGGGGCCCGCGGGACGCGTGGTCCGACCCGGCCCGCGTCGCCGCCCGGCACGTCCCGGCGCCGGGCCCGGCGTCGTGGACGCGCACCTACTGGCCGGGCCGGGGCTGA
- the mmpB gene encoding morphogenic membrane protein MmpB produces MLWSDPENEPPEELREAQNMLRRLGLLMALAMILAMIVIGLR; encoded by the coding sequence ATGCTGTGGTCAGATCCGGAGAACGAGCCGCCCGAGGAACTGCGCGAGGCGCAGAACATGCTCCGGCGGCTCGGTCTCCTCATGGCGCTGGCCATGATCCTGGCGATGATCGTGATCGGCCTGAGGTGA
- a CDS encoding Maf family protein has translation MTANRRRRLVLASQSPARLGLLRQAGFDPEVIVSGVDEDAVTAPTPAELALALAEAKASVVAARPEVQGALVIGCDSVLELDGKALGKPADAEEATARWKNMRGRAGVLQTGHCVWDTEAKRYVSATASTVVRFGEPSDAEIAAYVASGEPLHVAGAFTLDGRSAPFIDGIDGDHGNVIGISLPLIRRLLAELGVGITELWAPER, from the coding sequence ATGACTGCCAATCGCCGCAGGCGACTCGTGCTCGCCTCCCAGTCCCCCGCCCGGCTGGGCCTGCTCCGGCAGGCCGGATTCGACCCCGAGGTCATCGTGAGCGGCGTCGACGAGGACGCCGTCACCGCGCCCACCCCGGCGGAGCTGGCGCTCGCCCTGGCCGAGGCGAAGGCCTCGGTGGTCGCGGCGCGGCCCGAGGTGCAGGGCGCCCTGGTGATCGGCTGCGACTCGGTGCTGGAGCTGGACGGCAAGGCGCTCGGCAAGCCGGCCGATGCCGAGGAGGCCACCGCCCGCTGGAAGAACATGCGCGGACGGGCGGGGGTGCTCCAGACGGGGCACTGCGTGTGGGACACGGAGGCCAAGCGGTACGTGTCGGCGACCGCCTCCACCGTCGTCCGGTTCGGTGAGCCCAGCGACGCCGAGATCGCCGCCTACGTGGCCTCCGGGGAGCCCCTCCACGTGGCCGGGGCCTTCACCCTGGACGGCCGTTCGGCACCGTTCATCGACGGCATCGACGGCGACCACGGCAACGTGATCGGCATCAGCCTGCCCCTGATCCGCCGGCTGCTGGCGGAACTGGGCGTCGGCATCACGGAGTTGTGGGCGCCGGAGCGCTGA
- a CDS encoding acetyl/propionyl/methylcrotonyl-CoA carboxylase subunit alpha, with protein sequence MRKVLIANRGEIAVRVARACRDAGIASVAVYADPDRDALHVRAADEAFALGGDTPATSYLVIDKILNAARESGADAIHPGYGFLSENAEFAQAVLDAGLIWIGPPPQAIRDLGDKVAARHIAQRAGAPLVAGTPDPVSGAEEVVAFAREHGLPIAIKAAFGGGGRGLKVARTLEEVPELYDSAVREAVAAFGRGECFVERYLDRPRHVETQCLADKHGNVVVVSTRDCSLQRRHQKLVEEAPAPFLSEEQMAELYRASKAILKEAGYEGAGTCEFLVGQDGTISFLEVNTRLQVEHPVTEEVAGIDLVREMFRIADGEELGYDDPVLRGHSFEFRINGEDPGRGFLPAPGTVTTFEAPSGPGVRLDAGVEAGSVIGPAWDSLLAKLIVTGRTRKEALERAARALEEFRVEGMATAIPFHRKVVTDPAFAPELTGSDEPFTVHTRWIETEFVNDIKPFTAPADAETDEESARETVVVEVGGKRLEVSLPASLGMSLARTGLAAGAKPKRRAAKKSGPVASGDTLTSPMQGTIVKIAVEEGQEVKEGDLVVVLEAMKMEQPLNAHKAGTIKGLTAEVGASLTSGAAICEIKD encoded by the coding sequence GTGCGCAAGGTGCTCATCGCCAACCGTGGCGAAATCGCTGTCCGCGTGGCCCGGGCCTGCCGGGACGCCGGGATCGCGAGCGTGGCCGTCTACGCCGACCCGGACCGGGACGCTCTGCATGTCCGCGCCGCGGATGAGGCGTTCGCCCTGGGCGGTGACACCCCGGCCACCAGCTATCTCGTCATCGACAAGATCCTGAACGCCGCCCGCGAGTCCGGCGCGGACGCGATCCACCCCGGCTACGGCTTCCTGTCCGAGAACGCCGAGTTCGCGCAGGCCGTGCTGGACGCCGGGCTGATCTGGATCGGCCCGCCGCCGCAGGCGATCCGCGACCTGGGTGACAAGGTCGCCGCCCGCCACATCGCCCAGCGTGCCGGCGCCCCCCTGGTCGCCGGTACACCCGACCCGGTGTCGGGTGCGGAGGAGGTCGTGGCCTTCGCCCGCGAGCACGGCCTGCCGATCGCGATCAAGGCCGCCTTCGGCGGCGGCGGGCGCGGCCTGAAGGTCGCCCGCACCCTCGAAGAAGTCCCCGAACTCTACGACTCCGCCGTCCGCGAGGCGGTCGCCGCGTTCGGGCGTGGCGAGTGCTTCGTCGAGCGGTACCTGGACCGGCCGCGGCACGTGGAGACGCAGTGCCTGGCCGACAAGCACGGCAACGTCGTCGTGGTCTCCACCCGTGACTGCTCCCTGCAGCGCCGCCACCAGAAACTGGTCGAGGAAGCCCCCGCCCCGTTCCTGTCCGAGGAACAGATGGCGGAGCTGTACCGGGCGTCGAAGGCCATCCTGAAGGAGGCCGGTTACGAGGGCGCGGGCACGTGTGAGTTCCTCGTCGGGCAGGACGGCACGATCTCCTTCCTGGAGGTCAACACCCGCCTACAGGTCGAGCACCCGGTCACCGAGGAGGTCGCCGGCATCGACCTCGTGCGCGAGATGTTCCGCATCGCCGACGGTGAGGAACTGGGCTACGACGACCCGGTGCTGCGCGGTCACTCCTTCGAGTTCCGGATCAACGGCGAGGACCCGGGCCGGGGCTTCCTGCCCGCCCCCGGCACCGTCACCACCTTCGAGGCACCTTCCGGCCCCGGTGTGCGGCTGGACGCCGGTGTCGAGGCAGGCAGTGTGATCGGCCCGGCCTGGGACTCGCTGCTGGCCAAGCTGATCGTGACCGGCCGCACCCGCAAGGAGGCCCTTGAGCGGGCCGCCCGCGCGCTGGAGGAGTTCCGTGTCGAGGGCATGGCCACCGCCATTCCCTTCCACCGCAAGGTCGTCACCGACCCCGCCTTCGCCCCCGAACTGACCGGCTCCGACGAGCCGTTCACGGTCCACACCCGGTGGATCGAGACCGAGTTCGTCAACGACATCAAGCCCTTCACCGCCCCGGCCGATGCCGAGACCGACGAGGAGTCGGCCCGCGAGACGGTCGTGGTCGAGGTCGGCGGCAAGCGCCTGGAGGTCTCCCTCCCGGCGTCCCTGGGCATGAGCCTGGCCCGTACCGGCCTCGCGGCCGGGGCCAAGCCCAAGCGGCGCGCGGCGAAGAAGTCCGGCCCCGTCGCCTCCGGCGACACCCTGACCTCTCCCATGCAGGGCACCATCGTCAAGATCGCCGTCGAGGAGGGCCAGGAAGTCAAGGAAGGCGACCTCGTCGTCGTCCTGGAGGCCATGAAGATGGAACAGCCCCTCAACGCCCACAAGGCCGGCACCATCAAGGGCCTGACCGCCGAAGTCGGCGCCTCCCTCACCTCCGGCGCCGCCATCTGCGAGATCAAGGACTGA